The window ATCACACAATTTTTATGGTGAGTCTTGCTGTAGGGCATAAAGGGGGCTGGGCGACGCAGGCACGAGAGGACCATACTGTTAGTTTTTCCAACGCTATTCAGCAATTTTGGCCGCATACAATACTTGGAATCGCTTTAGCGTTGACACTGTATCTCAGCCAAGAAAGTGCATTTATCTTTGGTATATTGTTTTTCGGCGGTCTATTGCTATCGATACCGCTGGCAGTGATCACGTCACAGACTTGGCTAGGAAATCTCATGATGAGATATCAAATCCTATCCTCCCCAGAGGAGATTACTATCCCGAATGAATTAATCCCGCTCCGACTAAAAGCCTTACAGCATCGCCAGGATTACTGAGCGCATTCATGAGCCTGATCAGAATATACACACGTGCATTAAAAATGCTCGACTCAGACAGAAATCTTGCCTGGATATTAGCGTTTGCAAATCTAGCACTCGCCGTGACACTGTTTGCTGAACCGATACTATTTGGCAAGGTGATCAATACGCTTGCAAGCACTGAAGCTTCTAAGGCTTCCTCACTATGGAATGATGTTGCACCTTTATTAATTGTTTGGGTGCTTTTTGGTTTTTTTACGATTGGCACTTCAACACTAGTTGCTCTATTTTCAGATCGCCTCGCGCATCGCCAACGACATAAAGTATTTGGTGAATACTTTGAGCATGTATTACACATGCCCTTAAAACAGCAGTCTCAAACCCACTCAGGTCGGCTGATGAAAATCATGCTGGCAGGTACAGATACCCTCTGGTGGCTTTGGCTCAGCTTTTTTCGTGAACACCTATCCGCTTTTATTTCTTTAATCATTTTGATTCCATTGGCGCTGTATATGAATTGGCAGCTTGCTTTGGTACTCATCAGCCTGTGTTTATTCTTTGGATTACTCACCCACTTCATCTTACGAAAAACGCAAGATCTCCAGCACGCCATTGAAAGTCATCATTCGGATTTAGCTGAATTAGCCTCGGATACTCTGAGCAATATTGCACTAGTGCAGAGTTTTTCTAGAATTCAGGTTGAAGTGAAAGCGCTTCATGGCATCAGCCAGAAAGTACTGAGAGCGCAATTGCCTGTTCTTTCCTGGTGGGCAATAGTCACCGTACTGACAAAATCTGCAACCACGCTCAGCATTCTCTGTATTGTTGTTTTGGGATCATGGCTTTATGCGCAATCCCTCATCACCATAGGTGAAATTGTTACCTTCATTGCTTTTGCAGGGATTTTTATTGGTCGCTTAGAGCAAATCGTCACATTTGCTAATAAGCTGGCTACAGACGCGCCCCGTTTACAAGAGTTTTTTGGAATTCTAGATACATCGCCAGATATTCAGAATATTCCGAATGCAATAGACCCAGGACGATGTGTTGGTTTGATTCAATTTGATCAGGTTTGCTTTACCTATAACAATCGGCATAAGGCCATTGATAGATTGAGTTTTACTGCAAATCCAGGTGAGACCATTGCCTTAGTTGGCGCCTCTGGTGCAGGAAAATCTACTGCGCTGAGCCTACTGTATCGCGCCTTTGATACCCAGTCTGGACAGATCACTATAGATGGTATTGATATCAAAAATTTCGATCTATCAGCGCTGCGTAGGAATATCGGCGTGGTCTTTCAGGAACCCCTGCTATTTAATCGCTCCATCGTTGAAAATCTTCTCGTTGGCGCACCAGATGCGAGCGAAATGGAAATACGAATAGCCTGTCTACGAGCGCAAGCCCTTGATTTCATTGAAAGACAACCAGAGGGTTTTGATACCATCATCGGTGAAAGAGGACGAATTTTATCTGGGGGCGAGAGGCAACGACTGTCAATTGCACGTGCCTTACTGAAAGATCCCCCTATTCTCGTTCTAGATGAAGCTACTAGCGCATTGGATGGGGCTACTGAAGAGAACTTGATTAAAGCCATGAGCGAGGTGATGCGCACTCGAACCACCTTAGTCATTGCACACAGGCTCAGCACGATTAAAAATGCAGATATGATTTTAGTAATGGAAGCCGGCAGAATTATCGAAACCGGAACTTATCAATCTCTGTGTGAAAAAAGTAGCCAATTTAATAAAATGGTCAACATTCAATTGGGTTTAAAAAATCCATGATGAATCCACACATCCAATTTAAATACATCTGATGAATACATTCTCAACTGATTGGCTAAGCTTACGTGAGGGCGTAGATCACCGTTCACGTAATCCTGCTTTGCAACAGCAAGTACTGAGCTATTTAGAGCAAGTTGGAAGCGTAAAAAACGATCCTATTCATATTATCGACCTAGGATCAGGCACAGGCTCTAATCTACGCGCCCTAGCGCCATTGATCCAGCATAGTCAGAACTGGACTCTAGTTGATTACGACCCACTACTGTTGATGGCGGCCCGAGAAAAACTGTGCGCCTGGGCAGATAGCGTCTCTGATGGGGCGCCTCATGGTCATTTGGATAGTAATGCTACTAGGCCAGTAACTTTAGTGAAAAATAATCATGAGATTAATGTCATTTTTTTACAGAAGGATCTTGCTGGTGATCTTCAGTCTGTACTATCTAAACCAGCAGATTTGATTACTGCAGCAGCATTTTTTGATTTAGTCGCAGTTGGCTGGTTAGAGCAATTTTGCAGAGCATTAAAAACGCCTCTTTATACGGTCTTAACGTATAACGGCCAAGAAACATGGCTACCGGTAGATCCCTGGGATAGCAAGATTCTGGAAGCATTCCACCATCATCAAGGATCCGATAAGGGTTTTGGATCTGCTGCAGGACCCCTAGCACTCACGACTTTGGAGCAACTACTGAGAAAAGAAGGATTTAAGGTAGTAACCGGATCAAGTCCCTGGGTACTAGGTCCAAATGACTCCTTATTGATTCAGGAATTAGCCGCCGGCACCGCCAAAGCTGCCGCAGAAACCACCCTGGTTAGCAATGCCATTGCACAACAGTGGGGGGAAAGTCGCGCTCAATCTCCAAAATGTGAGATTGGTCATGATGATTTGTTTGCAAGGTATTAAAAAATCAATCCCTTACCCTAAAACCTCACTGTTACTTACTTCAGAGCGCTACTTGGAAGCAGTCGAATGACCTCTTCAAGAGTTTGATAACCTGAGACTGGCATAAAACTTTTTGGAGAAAAATCTTTTTCTCCAATGAGCATTGCAGGTAGCCCCTGAAATCCATATGTCCTGAACTCTTGCTCATCTTGCATCACATGCTTGCTCAAGGTGCCATCGTCGATTGCCGCTCTCAAATGCTGGGGATTGATACCAATGTTGCTGGCAATCTGAATCACCGTTTCTTCATGAGTAATATCAAGCCCCTCTAAGAAAAATGCATCAAACAATTTTCTAGCGAGAGTCAATGAAAGTCCCTGAGTATTGGCATAGCAAACGCATTCCTGTGCAAGCCAGGTATAGGTTAAAAATTGCGGTGTCAATATCTTCAGATTTTCTTCTGCAACAATGAGCTCTTTCCGAGCACTCTCCAAATTATCAATGTATGTTTGGGAAGGTTTTGTATTTTGATCAACAGGACTTAATTCAAATGCTCTCCACACAACATCAATCTTGTCTGGATACTGATCCTTGAGCTTACATAAAGCAATTGTTTGAAAATAAGAATAAGGGCACTCAAAATCTGCCCATATTTGAATTTGAATCATGTTTTTTACCTTTAATACTTCAGAAATACACAAAAAAGATTGGCCTCTTCTGGCCAAAGAAACAGCAATCGGTAAACTAGCTCCAATCTAAGGGGACTAGCCCCGTAGTAAACAATTTCGCCTTGGACCAGCTAGTCGAGCAGCATGATCTCATCGCAACCACTTGAGTATGAGCGGTGATAGTATGGATACGTGCTCGCCCAATAAGATACTCAATTATGAACTTTTAATATATTCATAGTGGAAATAAAGTGGCGCGGACAGGGCAATGCCAGCTAAACAGGGTGATTCAGGTCCATTCAGTGACGATCAAAATAAGCAAAAGCTAGTTTTTATGAAAAAGTCTGCAGAAATCTCGGTGCGTTTGACTCAAAGGGCCTTACAAGTGGGTTCTACCCTGCTAGCAGGTCTGGTCATTTCGCAAATACTGAGCTTCGTAGCAATCTTTCAAGTAATGAGCGATACGCAGGCAGCTGGAATGGTGTCTTATGCCCTTATCCAAAAACTTTCTACCATTATTGTTTTGACGGCTTTTATAGTGCTGTCTTTGGCAAACTTGCTGGTTAAAAGGGCAGTCAATCTGTATAAAGCGGTACGATTACCAGCTCTCGTACTAATCGTCTCTACTGCACTTGCAAGCTATGTCTTAATCCCTCGCATGGATTTCTTGATCGAAACCGCGCTTAATGATGGATATCCAGTTGCATTCTCACCCTCGGCGAACCATTTTCAAATACTAGAATTATTGCTTTTAGCATTGCTTGCCATACAAGCATACAGCTCTATTCTGGTGTCATGGAGGCAGCTAAAACCTCAAATCTAATTTAATGCTGACTCGTTGAGCCTGCATTAACTCTTTTCGTTATCTTTCTTTTTGATTGTCCGAAACTCTAAGACCATGAGCACTAATCCTGTGACCATCAGGCTAAATACAAAAATAGCAGTGAATAACAGCGTATTGTCAAAGTTCATTTTTTCATGTCCATCAGTGCGCACAACTTAAAGTAGATGCCAAATGTAAAGATGGCGGGAATCCAGATAGCGGTGAAGATCGCTTGTTGCGCATCTTTCTGAACAAACCATAAATAAGCAGAAATGAAAAATGAGATCATGACAGCGAGGATGATAAAAAAATCTGATTTTTTAAACATAGAGAATTTCCTTTAATCGTTACTTTTACAAAAATCCTGCATTCCATAGCCGATTGCACTAAGCAAGCATCCAGCAATAGAAATAGAACCAATGATACGAATTCCTGAAGACAGGCCAAACGAAAAACTATCAAAATCTATTAAATTCATCAACCCAAAAAGGAGTGCTACTGTGCCGAGCACTACAGAAAAATTACCCACTCTGATGAGCAGTTTGGGTATAAAGGGGTTTGATTGTTTCATTGACGCACCATTTAGAAATACCTATTTAAGGTATTACTGATTCTAGACCAGTAATAAATGTTGCGCGACTTTTTTACCAATAAAAGGGGTGCATTACTGTAGTGCCTTTGAAACTCAATGGCACTGACTTAATAAAGGGCTAGGGTTAGACCCACCAGACAGACTCTTGAGGATATTCTTAATCAAGTATTCGCAGATTTGGCTTAATCCAAACCGTCTGAAGTGCACAGATAAATCTGCTACAGCCCAATGAATTTACCTAGATTTAACGCAGATTGGCTTTGATGAGGCTGAGTACATCATCATAAAACTGCTGCAGTTTTTTCTTGATTGCGAATATGGAGCGAAGAGAATTCATCTTGGATTCATTTCTCCGTTGAATGGGTTTGAGCAAGCTTAGACTTTATACTATGTATGCGGTATCTTTATGGAAAATCCTGTTTATTAGCGCGCTGAGGCGACTTTTTGCCATCCCCATTAAAGCTATCTAAAGAATGCTTATGCCCGAATTTTCGACCGAGGACTACCTTCTGTATGCACCATACCCGTCGTCATCGACCATGGGGCACTGGCTTGAAGAAACGAATCAGATTACCCGTCACATTCTGAGCAATATTTCAGAAGCAGAACACTTAGTCCCTCAGCTAAACATTCTCAACCCCCCTCTTTGGGAATTAGGTCATTTAACCTGGTTTCATGAGTTTTGGGTGCATCGGGATGGGCAAGAAAACAAACCATCATTGCTGGAAGATGCAGATTACTTGTTTAACTCATCAGAGATAGCCCATGAAGATCGCTGGTCCACGTCAACACCATGCCTAAGTGATCTTTTGGAATATAACCACGGCGTCATCGAGAAAACCAAGCAGCTACTTCATAATCCAGTGGATACAAAAACTGCCTACTTTATTCAGTTGGCAATTTTTCATCAGGATATGCATAACGAAGCATTTGCTTATATGTGGCAGACATTGGGCTACCCTGGGCCATTTCCCCCATTTTCTCCCTTTGTAACTCCGAGCATTCTGGAGGATCAGGTGCAGACTTGGATTGAGTTTCCGAAGTCGACTATCAAAGCAGGGTCGGATCGCGGCTCAGGCTTTATTTTTGATAATGAAAAATGGGGTCACTCTCAGGATCTTCCTGCGTTTGCCATTTCAAGCAATCCTATTACTAATGCCGATTACTTGGCATTCCTAGAATCTGAAACCAATCTTTCAGAAACAAAGCCAGTCTCATCACCGTCGCATTGGAAAAAAGATGGGGAATCTTGGTTTGAGCGATTCTTTCAAGAATGGCTACCTTTAAATCCCGCATCAGCAGTGCGCCATATTAGCTACCTAGATGCCCAGCGCTTTTGCGAACTTCAAAAATTGCGTCTGCCCAATGAACATGAGCTCAGTGTATTAATGTCTCAAAAACAAGATATTTGGCAGCCCTCCTATTTATGGGAATGGACCAGCAGCACCTTTCTGCCTTTTCCTGGATTTAGTGCCGATCCGTATAAGGACTACTCACTCCCTTGGTTTGATGGCACTTATCAAGTACTCAAGGGTGGCAGTCTGTACACACCCGATCGCTTAAAAAGGGTAGCAATGCGGAATTTCTATCAGCGTGATCGCAGTGATCATTTTTGCGGCTTTCGTACGTGCTTAGGCTAAATTGAGTAAGCTGACGTTGTTGTGGCATTTGCCATCCTTTAAATACATGATAATTTTTTTATGACTACTCCTTATAACGGCCGCCTTACCTCTTTATCTCATGGTGGAGGCTGTGGCTGCAAAATTGCACCCGGTGTCTTAAGCGATATCCTAAAAGCCTCACCAATACGTAATTTACCTGCCGCACTATTGGCTGGCTCTGACAATAATGAAGATGCCGCTGTCTACCAAATCAACGATCATCAGGCGATTGTTGCGACAACGGATTTCTTCATGCCCATTGTGGATGATCCATTTGAGTTTGGTCGTATTGCCGCAACCAATGCAATTTCCGATATTTATGCAATGGGTGCACAGCCCCTTTTTGCACTCGCCCTCCTAGGCATGCCTATTTCAGTTTTACCCTTAGATGTGATTCAACAAATTACTGCTGGCGGAGAGTCCGTCTGCAATGATGCAGGCATCATGATTGCTGGTGGCCACTCGATTGATACTGTGGAGCCCATTTATGGCTTGGTAGCTATTGGTGTAGTGGATCCAAAAAAACTCAAACGCAATAATGGCGCTCAAGCGGGCGACAGCATCATTCTGAGCAAACCATTGGGTGTGGGCATACTTTCTGCAGCGTTAAAGAAAGAGGTGCTCTCCCCTGCAGGCTATCAAGAGATGATTGCTCTGACCACTAAATTAAATAAGCCTGGCGTTGCTCTCGCTCAGCTTGAGGGTGTGCATGCCTTGACCGATGTCACAGGCTTTGGCTTGGCAGGGCATCTTCTAGAAATGGCCAGAGGATCCGAATTAATGGCGCAGGTTCAGTGGGATGCTATTCCCGTAGTTCAGGAGGCAATTGAGCATGTCAAAGCCGATATCTTTACAGGTGCTTCCACGCGCAATTGGGTGGGTTATGGCAGTGAAGTGCAGCTTGCAAACAATTTAGCACTGTGGCAACAACACTTATTGACCGATCCTCAGACTAGTGGCGGCCTTCTCATCGCTTGCGCTCCAGAACAAGAAGCCGAAGTCCTCTCTATCTTAAATATGGGAGGCTTTGCTAGCGCCCAAAAAATTGGTCACTTTACTGCAGGTACTGGATTATCCGTTGTGTAAATGATGTGAGATGCATTCTTATACCAAGCCACTTACCAGCTCTTGGATAGACTGCTTCTCACGCGCTGGATGAATCCATTCTTTTCGTAAATCAATCTGCTGTTGTAGTGAAGCGTAGAAGGTAGGCATTGTTTCTGCTCGATACAAAAGATCAGCGAGTGCTTTTGCATCTCCCACTGGAAAGTAGCCAGGATAATCATCTCCCAGTAAACCGCGATTGCCTGGGATATCAGAGGCGATCACCGGAATACCGAGTGCAATCGCCTCGGAAACCACATGGGCACCGCCTTCCATGCGACTAGAAATGACCATTAGGCGACTTTGGGAAAGTATCTGTAACGCATTTAGATGGCTTACCTCTCCAATCCATTGGTAGCGATCGAGCGTTGTATTACATTGTTTAGCAAACTCTGCCATTGGGGCACTCATCGCCTGACCCAAATGCCGTACTTGAATTTTGGAATCCGAGGGTAATAGTGGCAAGCTTCGCACTATGCAAAAGGGATCCTTTTCATCTCTTAAGTGACCAATGATGCTGACTAGAAAATCTTCTTTCGGGGTCGGGCTAGGTGCATTAATCTCAACTGATTGATAGATGACTTGGGCTTTATCTAGCAGACTGGGTGGTATCAAATCCAATGCCGATGACTGTAAGACGATTAACCGATCCGCCAGCTGCATTGATTGAATCACCTCACGATGATTTTCCATATCCCGATACAAATCAGTACCGGTCAAAATCAAGACAACCGGTCTATTAGGATATGTTTCTTTAAAGCGCACAATCGATTGATGACTACGATAGGCATGAAGCGCTATTAATACAGCAGTATCGTCCCCAGACCAAGACTCAGTCACCTCAACCAAATACCCAAGCTTCTCCAAAAACCCTTGCCAGCGTAAAGCGGTCATCCGGTTTCCGTGAAGACTGCCTAGCGGAGCTGGAGTCACGATTTCGATGGAGGATTTGATATGCGACCCTTTTAGAAAGAATTATTTTAAGGGTTATTCATCAATCCAAGATGGATGTTTGTGCATTACCGAATGAAACAACTCAGATTCAATGTGGTGATTGAGCCATTGCTTCACTAAGGAAAACGGCAACCCTTCAAATTGTTGCGGATTGACCATCGAAAACTGCCGGATGAATGGGAAGATGGCAATGTCTATCCAAGTCAGTTTGTTTCCCATCAGATACTGGCCAGTTTGTAGTGCGCTCTCCATGGGTTGAAGCATGAGTTCTATTGCGGCATGCAACACTAGCTCTGGGTTGAATTCTGGGCTTTGCTCTGAATAGCGGTTTGGATATTTGTATTGGTCCAATAGCACTTTAAACGGGCCGTCATTTTTTTCAATCCACGCTTGAGCGATAAGTTCATCGACTTTTCCCCAATGATCTGGATCAGACTGTTGTAAGGCCCAACGCATGATGTCCAGACTTTGATCCAAAATAAGCCCATCCACACACAATACGGGAACCGTTCCTTTGGGTGATACCAGCAGCATGGACTGCGGCTTATTACGCAGTTCAATCTCCCGATGCTCAAGCTCAATACCAGCGTATTTCAATGCCATACGAGCCCGCATGGCATAGGGGCATCTTCGGTAAGAGTACAAAATGGGCATCATTTCTTTATTGCTTTATTGCTGCACTACATTATTGTCCGACATGAATTGGGATTGGGACCCTAAGTACAGCAGTCGCATGGCGAACCCAAGATACGAAGCCACTCATGAAGTTGCTTCAAGGGCTCTTGCTTTCAACCTTCAGGCCTAAGCCTTATTTAGGGCCAAATACTTGCCAAATGAAAAAATAGAATTAGGGCCTAACTGAGGCTTCAACTTTTTAGGTGGCGATTTTTTCAACGATTTTTCAGCGGACTTACTACTGACCTTAATCTTTGGCTCGGGCTTCATGCAAAATAGGCCTTTGGTGCTTGGCTCAATCTTCACATTTGACTCACGCAATACTTTGTCTAGCGTGATTTGAGACATCTTTTCAAGCATAAAGCTTTGCAAATCGACCCACAGTTCTGCACCTAATTCTGCGCCAGGATTGGGTTCACCATCAATTGCAGTAACAATATCTTTTAAGGAAATAGTCTCTGGCTGACGAACGAGAGAGTAGCCGCCCCCAGGACCTCGATGGCTCCTGATCATGCCAGATGACTTCAATACCGCGAAGATCAACTCGAGATAAGAAAGCGAAAGTCCGTGCCGCTGACTAATGAGGGGCATGGAAATGGCGTGGCCATGCTCAGTGTGAGCAGCGATGTCCAGAATGACGTCAAAGGCGATTTTGCTTTTACTAGAAATTCTCATGAGAATAAGCATACCCCTTGCATGGAGAAATGCAACAGAAATTGAAGAATCCTGATGGATTTTGTTATCTATTTATTAGATTAATACTATCTAAATTATTAATTATAAAAATATATTAAAAAGCCTCATAATGGACCCTGTTTTAGGCAACTATTTTTATTCATTACAGGAGAAACCATGTCGTTAATTAACACCCCAGTTCCACCATTCAAGACCCAAGCTTTCCACAACGGTAAATTTATTACTGTCTCCGATGAGACTCTCAAAGGTAAATGGTCTGTACTCGTTTTCATGCCAGCAGCTTTTACATTTAACTGCCCAACAGAAATTGAAGATGCGGCTGATAACTATGCTGAATTCCAGAAGATGGGTGCTGAGGTATACATCATTACTACCGATACTCATTTTTCACACAAAGTGTGGCATGAGACTTCACCTGCAGTAGGCAAGGCGAAGTTCCCATTGGTTGGTGATCCAACTCACACACTCACACGTGGTTTTGGTGTACACATTGATGAAGAAGGCTTGGCATTGCGCGGCACATTCATCATCAATCCAGAAGGCATCATCAAGACTGCTGAGATTCATTCCAATGAAATCGCTCGCGACATCTCTGAGACAGTACGTAAGCTTAAGGCTGCTCAATACACAGCAGCTCACCCAGGTGAAGTTTGCCCAGCGAAGTGGAAAGAAGGCGCAGCCACATTGACTCCATCTTTAGATCTCGTAGGCAAGATCTAAGCTTTGTAGTCAATATGCACTAGTAATTAATAGACTCTCTTCGGAGAGTCTATTGGGTAGGATCAGAAGCAGATTTCCTACCCAATAGACTCATCAAAAAACATCGGGACTCATCAGGACTCATCAGTAATCAAGACCAAGGAATACATCATGTTAGATAACAATATCAAATCCCAACTCAAGGCCTATTTTGAAAAAATAGTGAGCCCGATCGTTCTGGAAGCCACTCTCGATGAGAGCGCCTCATCTGCTCAAATGCTGGAGTTGCTGAACGAGGTTGCGGAGCAATCTGACAAGATCACTGTAAAGACTGCGGGTAAGAGCCAAAATATCCCTAGCTTTACAGTTGGTAAATCCGATGAAACTGCTCGCATTGCATTTTCCGGCTTGCCAATGGGTCATGAGATGACTTCCTTCATCTTGGCAATTTTGCAATCCAGTGGCTATCCACCGAAAGTGGAGCAAGATGTCATCGACAGCATCAAGGGTCTTGAAGGTAAGAAGCGCTTTCAGACATTTATCTCCTTGTCATGCCACAACTGCCCTGATGTAGTGCAGGCCTTAAACCTCATGGCTGCCCTCAATCCGAATATCGAACACGAGATGATCGATGGCGCCCTCTTTCAAGGTTTGGTTGACCAACACCAGATTATGGCAGTACCGACCGTCATTTTGAATGGCGAAGTGTTTGGGCAAGGTCGCATGAGCGTTGAAGAAATTGCTGCCAAACTCGATACCAGCTCCTCAGCACGCGATGCCGAAAAGTTAAGCGCAAAAGCTGCATATGATTCATTGATCATTGGTGGAGGGCCTGCTGGCGCCTCTGCAGCAATCTACTCCGCCAGAAAAGGCATTAGAACAGGAGTTGTGGCTCAAAACTTTGGTGGTCAAGTTGCTGATACTGTAGGTATTGAAAACTTCATCTCGGTTAAAGAGACCGAAGGCCCTAAATTGGTGATGGCACTTGAGCAACACGTGAAGGAATATGACGTCGATCTCATGAACCTACAAACTGCTAAGGGCTTAAGTAAGACTGGTGATGAAATTGCCATTACTTTGGAAAATGGCGCCGTTCTGAAGAGTAAGACCGTAATTCTCAGTACAGGTGCACGCTGGCGCGAAATGAATGTACCCGGAGAGCAAGAGTATCGCGGCAAAGGCGTGGCTTACTGTCCTCACTGTGATGGCCCTTTATACAAAGGTAAGCGCGTAGCAGTGATTGGCGGCGGAAACTCCGGAGTTGAGGCTGCGATTGATTTAGCGGGTATTGTGGATCACGTCACTTTGATTGAGTTTGATACCAAGCTGCGTGCGGATGCGGTACTACAGAAAAAAATGTATAGCATGCCTAACGTTACGGTGATCATGAATGCCTTAAGCAAGGAAGTGTTGGGTGCTAATGGCAAGGTAACCACTCTGCGCTACGAAGATCGTGCTAATCAACAGATGCATGATGTCGCACTAGAAGGGATCTTTGTACAGATTGGTTTACTGCCTAATACTGATTGGCTTAAGGGTGTGATTGATCTTTCTCCTCGCGGTGAAGTCATCATTGATCAAAAGGGTGAAACATCCATGCCTGGCGTGTTTGCAGCTGGAGACTGCACTACAGTTCCCTTCAAGCAAATCATCATCGCTATGGGTGAAGGCGCTAAAGCCTCCCTCTCAGCATTTGATTATTTGATTCGTTCCTAAGACTTCACAGTAGGAATTGGATGTAAAAAAGCCCCGATTATCTCGGGGCTTTTTTTTGCTTTGCTTAGTTTAGTTTAGTTTAGCTTAGATCATCGCTGAGCTTGATGTGCCATCTGCAATAGC is drawn from Polynucleobacter arcticus and contains these coding sequences:
- the ahpF gene encoding alkyl hydroperoxide reductase subunit F, whose protein sequence is MLDNNIKSQLKAYFEKIVSPIVLEATLDESASSAQMLELLNEVAEQSDKITVKTAGKSQNIPSFTVGKSDETARIAFSGLPMGHEMTSFILAILQSSGYPPKVEQDVIDSIKGLEGKKRFQTFISLSCHNCPDVVQALNLMAALNPNIEHEMIDGALFQGLVDQHQIMAVPTVILNGEVFGQGRMSVEEIAAKLDTSSSARDAEKLSAKAAYDSLIIGGGPAGASAAIYSARKGIRTGVVAQNFGGQVADTVGIENFISVKETEGPKLVMALEQHVKEYDVDLMNLQTAKGLSKTGDEIAITLENGAVLKSKTVILSTGARWREMNVPGEQEYRGKGVAYCPHCDGPLYKGKRVAVIGGGNSGVEAAIDLAGIVDHVTLIEFDTKLRADAVLQKKMYSMPNVTVIMNALSKEVLGANGKVTTLRYEDRANQQMHDVALEGIFVQIGLLPNTDWLKGVIDLSPRGEVIIDQKGETSMPGVFAAGDCTTVPFKQIIIAMGEGAKASLSAFDYLIRS